The genomic DNA TTTCAAATATTCCCACTCCCTTTCTCCTCTTTTCATGCCATGTTAATTATATGCCACCTGGTTCGTAATACTGCATATCAAATTAAAGATGAGAAGATTTTCTGTTTTCTTCAAACAGTTACCATATTATTTTTTCATCTCATTAAAACAACAGACCTGATGCTCAGGAGGACCTTTCGACATGTTGACACACAGAGAGGAATCGTTGCAGAGGGATATCACGCGTATCCGTGATCACGTATGGAAGATGTCACTGCAGGCTGAAAAAGCACTCAATGGCTGTCTGAAATCCTACCTGGAAAACAACCGCCAACTGGCCTACGAAGTAATCCTTCGTGATCAGCATATTGACAGGAAAGAAAAGGAGATCGACCAGCTCTGCCTTGAATTCCTTGTACGTCAAGACCCTGTGGCAGGGTTGTTGCGTTTTGCCTACAGCACAATCAGGATAAATCTTGAAATCGAAAGAATAGGTGATTACGCGGAGTGCATAGCCCGTCAGGTGCTGAAGCTTTATGATGATCCTAATTTCGAGCTCAAAGATGAGATAACTGAGCTTTCCAATCTATCCATAACCATGTTCCATGACTCGATCAGGGCTTTTATGGATCAGGACACTGAGATTGCCCAAAAAAGCATCGAAACCGAAAAAACAGTTGATGTCCTGAGATCGGAGCTTAACAGCCGTGTTGTCAGTCTCCTTGCTCAACAGAAGATTTCCCCTATGGCAGTGGACCCTCTCATGACAATAATCCGTAAATTCGAGAGGGTATCGGATCAGGCTCGTAATATATGCATGGAAGTGCTTTACATGTGCACTGGCGAGTACACAAAACATCCCAGCGCAGAGGCCTTCCGTATCCTTTTTGTTGACGACCACAATTCATGCCGGAGCCAGATGGCTGAAGCTATCGCATTGAGCCTCAATCTCTCCAGGTTCATTTTCGCAAGTGCCGGCATAGAACCAAAACCTGTGGACTGTTCCACTATCGATTTTATGCTGACCAAGGGAATAGATCTGTCACGTGTCACTCCTAAAACAATTCATCAGATCCCAAATCTTGACCACTATCAGGTGATTGTCTGTTTAACGGAGAAAGCGAACAAAGCCTTCCCTCATTACCCCAGGAAAATGGTTTTTCTCCATTGGCCTGTTATAGACCCATCGAAGCTGCAGGACTCCCGGGAGGAAATAAATAAGGCTTATGAAAAGACTTACAATTTTATAAAGAACCATATAACCGACCTGGTTAATGCTATTATAGATACCGATTCAGAAACAGGAAGAGAATAAGTGCCAGTTTTCAGCAGAAATCGTGCTTCCCTTTTTGTCAGGCTTACGGCTGTTGCTTTATTAGCATTGATAGCAGGCTGCGGGAAAAAAAACGACACTGACTCCTCCGGAACAAAATCAGCCGTGGTTCAGGTAAAAGGCTCAGATACAATGGTCAACCTGGCACAGGCCTGGGCTGAGGAATACAAAAACATCAAACCATCTGTAGAAATCGAGGTTTCCGGAGGCGGCTCCGGAGTGGGCATTGCAGCCCTGATAAAAGGGGCAATTTCCATAGCCACTGCCAGCAGAAACATGAAGAAAAGTGAGATAGAGCTGGCAGAAAAGAATACCGGAAAGACACCCAGGGAGTACGTTGTCGGGTATGATGCTCTTGCGATTTACGTTCACAAGGATAATCCGCTGGAGGAGATAACTGTCGAGCAGCTTGCGCAGATCTATGGGGAAGACGGCACTATAAAGAAATGGTCTCAACTGGGGATCAAAATTCCGGGAGCCAAAAGAGATAAAATCCTCCGTATCAGCCGTCAATCCAGTTCCGGAACTTACGAATTTTTCCGTGAGTATGTCCTCAGCAACAAGGATTTTGAACTCGGTTCTCTCGATATGAACGGTTCAAAAGAGGTTGCCGAGCTGGTAGGAAATGTAAAAACAGCCATAGGGTACAGCGGCATGGGTTATGCTACTTCCCATGTCAAAATGCTCAAGATTAAAAGCAGTTCGGGAATCTCTTACTTGCCGACTATTGAAGACACCCAGACCAGAAATTATCCGCTGGCACGCTCGCTACTGATCTATACACTTGGAGAACCCGATGATGAAATAAAGCATTATATCGAGTGGATAATGTCGGAAGCCGGCCAGAAAATCGTGGCAGATAACGGATATGTCCCGTTACCATCAGCAAAAACAGATTTACAAACCTGAACCGGGAACTTTTCAGGAATGACAGAAAATCAAGATTCCGTTTTAGCTGCTGAGTTTCCTCTTCTATCCGACCAGAAAGCACTTTCTCTGCCAAAGCGCCCCTTATGGGTTGTTACGGCAGAGCGGGCCTTCGAGTGGATTATCCGCCTCAGCGGAGTGAGTGCGATTCTGTTTGTACTTGCCATATTCTTTTTTGTATTCAAGGAAGCTATCCCTGTACTGTTCAGCGAAAATTTCAGCATAGTACAGTTCCTATCCAGTACCAAATGGTACCCGACATCGGCTGTAAACGTCAGGTACGGCACCTTCTCTCTTATAATCGGCAGTTTTTCGGTAACCCTTTTTGCCATGCTCATAGCTGT from Fibrobacter sp. includes the following:
- the phoU gene encoding phosphate signaling complex protein PhoU gives rise to the protein MLTHREESLQRDITRIRDHVWKMSLQAEKALNGCLKSYLENNRQLAYEVILRDQHIDRKEKEIDQLCLEFLVRQDPVAGLLRFAYSTIRINLEIERIGDYAECIARQVLKLYDDPNFELKDEITELSNLSITMFHDSIRAFMDQDTEIAQKSIETEKTVDVLRSELNSRVVSLLAQQKISPMAVDPLMTIIRKFERVSDQARNICMEVLYMCTGEYTKHPSAEAFRILFVDDHNSCRSQMAEAIALSLNLSRFIFASAGIEPKPVDCSTIDFMLTKGIDLSRVTPKTIHQIPNLDHYQVIVCLTEKANKAFPHYPRKMVFLHWPVIDPSKLQDSREEINKAYEKTYNFIKNHITDLVNAIIDTDSETGRE
- a CDS encoding phosphate ABC transporter substrate-binding protein codes for the protein MPVFSRNRASLFVRLTAVALLALIAGCGKKNDTDSSGTKSAVVQVKGSDTMVNLAQAWAEEYKNIKPSVEIEVSGGGSGVGIAALIKGAISIATASRNMKKSEIELAEKNTGKTPREYVVGYDALAIYVHKDNPLEEITVEQLAQIYGEDGTIKKWSQLGIKIPGAKRDKILRISRQSSSGTYEFFREYVLSNKDFELGSLDMNGSKEVAELVGNVKTAIGYSGMGYATSHVKMLKIKSSSGISYLPTIEDTQTRNYPLARSLLIYTLGEPDDEIKHYIEWIMSEAGQKIVADNGYVPLPSAKTDLQT